In Parasegetibacter sp. NRK P23, the genomic stretch GAACGCATGAATCCGGCACGGTGGTGGAAGCCTCCTTAGGATGGGCGCTGGCGCAGAAGATTGCAACATCCGTGGAAGGAACGCTTCGTTTGGGAAACGCTGAACATCCTGTACCTTATTTCGAATTGTTGCTGCCATTCGAACTACTGGAACAATGAACTGAAGAAGCCCGGTTTCATCCCGATGAACACCCCGGTGTCACGTATTTCCACCGGCCAGGTCCGGAGATAATAACCCTCTCCGCTCGTATTTCTCCCGTTCTCCGGGTTGAACTTATAACGGTGCAGCGGGCATACCACATTTCCGAGGGCATCAAAAAAGCCATCGGCCATTATACCACCCGCATGGGGGCACTTCAACGCGAAGGCCACCCATTTTTCTCCGTGTCGACCGATGCACATTCTTTTTCCGTCCGCCTCAATGATGCCGATGTTGTTAGGCCCCAAAACAAATTCATGCACACCGTCGGCCACTTTTATCCAGTTCAGCCCGCTCATTAATAGAAGTATTCGGATTTATAGGGGAACCGCTCCTGGTAAAGATCACGCACCTTATAGAGAATGCGGGTCCGCAACTGTTCGATGTTTCTTTTTTCAATAGCGGAAACGAATACGCAATTTCCGTTGGTATCACGTTGCCACTTCTCTTTTAACTCCTCCAGTATCTGTTGTTTCACGTCTTCTTCCAGCCATTCGTCGAACGTGCGTTCTTCGTAAAGATCCAGTTTGTTGAAAACGGTGATCATCGGTTTATCGAATGCTTTCAGTTCCTGAAGCGTTTTGTTTACCACGCCATACTGATCCTCGTAAGCCGGATGCGATACATCCACCACATGCAGCAATATATCGGCTTCCCGCACTTCATCGAGGGTGCTTTTGAAACTCTCCACCAGGTGGTGCGGTAGTTTCCGGATAAAGCCCACGGTATCGCTCAGCAGGAAAGGCGTACTTTCAAAAACGACTTTCCGGGTGGTGGTTTCCAGGGTGGCGAAAAGTTTATTCTCCGCGAACACTTCACTTTTACTGAGGATGTTCATGATGGTGGACTTGCCCACATTGGTGTACCCGACCAGTGCCACGCGGATGAATTCGCCGCGGTCCTTGCGTTGGGTGAACGCCTGTTTATCGATTTCCGCGAGTTTCTTGCGGAGCAGTACGATCTTATCCTTTACGATCCGGCGGTCGGTTTCGATCTCGGTTTCCCCGGGACCTCTTGTGCCGATACCGCCTCCCTGCCTTTCCAGGTGTTTCCACATCCCCTTCAGCCGTGGCAGCAGGTATTGGTACTGGGCCAGTTCCACCTGCGTTTTCGCCTGCGCCGTTTTTGCCCTGCGGGCGAAGATGTCCAGGATAAGGTCCGAGCGGTC encodes the following:
- the hflX gene encoding GTPase HflX, producing the protein MLENKSIIQKQEKALLVGLVTKEQTEQQVLEYLDELQFLAETAGAVTVKKFYQKLAHPDSRTFVGKGKLEEIKQYALSKGAELLIFDDELTGSQIINIEKDTGIKTIDRSDLILDIFARRAKTAQAKTQVELAQYQYLLPRLKGMWKHLERQGGGIGTRGPGETEIETDRRIVKDKIVLLRKKLAEIDKQAFTQRKDRGEFIRVALVGYTNVGKSTIMNILSKSEVFAENKLFATLETTTRKVVFESTPFLLSDTVGFIRKLPHHLVESFKSTLDEVREADILLHVVDVSHPAYEDQYGVVNKTLQELKAFDKPMITVFNKLDLYEERTFDEWLEEDVKQQILEELKEKWQRDTNGNCVFVSAIEKRNIEQLRTRILYKVRDLYQERFPYKSEYFY
- a CDS encoding Rieske 2Fe-2S domain-containing protein — translated: MSGLNWIKVADGVHEFVLGPNNIGIIEADGKRMCIGRHGEKWVAFALKCPHAGGIMADGFFDALGNVVCPLHRYKFNPENGRNTSGEGYYLRTWPVEIRDTGVFIGMKPGFFSSLFQ